In Haliscomenobacter hydrossis DSM 1100, the DNA window CGGGCTGAAGTATAGCCGAAAATGGGTGCACAATCCCCGTAAAAGTTTATTTAATTTGTACTCGAAAACACCACCACCGTGCACACACTCCTCATGACCCGAACCTATCCCGATATTTGGATCAGAATCATTGGTTCCATCTTCCTGGCCCATTTCATCAAAATCCTGGGGCACTCCGAGCGTTTGTGGGAAATAGTCATGGAGCCAGCGTATTTTATTGAGGTGTTGATTGGCGGGGCGATCAATTTTTGCATCTGGAGTTTGATCCGCTTGATCAGCATCTGGCTGGATGCCCGTTATGATTGGTTGGAACAAAGTATGATGCGGGCTTTTTTACAATTGGTTTTAGGCTTTGTGGCTCCGGTATTGCTTTCCTTCTTTTCGATGTACCTCTTTTTTATCCACATCGCTGGCGACAGTATTTTTAATTCCAATTGGCTTTACATGGAGTACAGGGTGGTCCTCTTTTATCTCGCGATGATGAATGTCTTTTATCTGGGGTATTATTTTTATCAACGCTTTCGGCAGGCTGAACGGGAGTTGGAAGGCTTACGTACCAGAGCCCCAGAACCCGTACCCTTAAGTTCATCACTAACCACCGTTCCTTCCAACGTACAAGTCATTATTGCCAATAAAGGTGCGCGCCAGGTTCCTGTTGCGATCGATGAACTCGCCTACTGCTTTTTGCAGGACGATATTTATTACCTCAAAACTTTTGATGAACAACAATTGATGGCGGCCCAAACCTTGGATGAACTGGCGGCAATCCTTCCAGGTAGTCAGTTTTTTCGCATTAATCGCCAGATTTTGGCCAGTGCCAAAGCTTGTGCTTCTTTCCGCAGCATCGCCAATGGTAAGCTGGAAGTGAGTCTTTCTCCGGCTATGCCCGAAGCGGCCATCGTCAGCCAGAAGAAGGCGGCGGCGTTTAAAGTTTGGTTGGTCAACCGGTAGACTGAAGGTTGAGGGGGTTGAGAGGGTTGATGAGGTTGAGGCTACCGCGAGCGACATACCAAAGCGACATACCAAAGCGATCCGTTTTACCGCGGAGTAACGGAGTATACGCAGAGTGGCGCGGAGTTTTAAGTTAAAAGAGAGTGCCACCTGTGGTGGCGGGAGTTCGTATAGTATGGATGTTTTGGGTAGCCGAAGAGCTTCTGACTACATGAGACAAAGTTTAGTTGTATCGAACAACTCTCCACCAAATGCGACCTCTTGTGGCCTCTTTTCCACCGCAGGTGGCCTAAAACTCTGTGCAACTCCGCGTATCCTCCGTTACTCCGCGGTAAAACGGATCGCTTTGGTATGTCGCTCGCGGCAGCCTCAACTTCTCAACTTCTCAACCGCCTCAACCGCCTCAACCCCCTCAATTTCTCAACTTTTTTCTGCTCAACAACAACACATTGCTCACCTTGCGCTCGCCATATTCGTCAAACACTTTATCGTCGCAAGGCATGTTGGCCACGCCCGTTTTGGTAACCCCATCAATCCAGAGCGTAGTTGAACCGCCGCCATCCAGGTTAATGGCTTCAACACATCCCAAAGCTGACATCAAACGGGAAAGTTCAAAAAGACTCATTCCCGCCGATTCTTTGGCACGGCCATCTACA includes these proteins:
- a CDS encoding LytTR family DNA-binding domain-containing protein, whose protein sequence is MHTLLMTRTYPDIWIRIIGSIFLAHFIKILGHSERLWEIVMEPAYFIEVLIGGAINFCIWSLIRLISIWLDARYDWLEQSMMRAFLQLVLGFVAPVLLSFFSMYLFFIHIAGDSIFNSNWLYMEYRVVLFYLAMMNVFYLGYYFYQRFRQAERELEGLRTRAPEPVPLSSSLTTVPSNVQVIIANKGARQVPVAIDELAYCFLQDDIYYLKTFDEQQLMAAQTLDELAAILPGSQFFRINRQILASAKACASFRSIANGKLEVSLSPAMPEAAIVSQKKAAAFKVWLVNR